One Helicobacter sp. MIT 05-5293 genomic region harbors:
- a CDS encoding HXXEE domain-containing protein produces the protein MKKWLYDNWMRATPFLAIYTFILVFLYVRDANYALYLIWLQGIIYWIHEFEEYILPGGFLEFFNRNMMSSNQAEYPLSKVGSFWINIPLVYFAMPFSAVIAHFFGLEWGLWTAYFSFLNAFAHVVMFFKFGRKYNPGLIISILLNIPVAIYMIWYFLSNDLVSFNVNVISIIVAILAQASMMIYGFGFLKPKMEKDAICK, from the coding sequence TCTTGGCAATTTATACATTTATCTTGGTTTTTTTGTATGTGAGAGATGCGAATTATGCGCTATATCTGATATGGCTACAAGGTATTATTTATTGGATTCATGAATTTGAAGAGTATATTTTGCCGGGTGGATTCTTAGAATTTTTTAATCGCAATATGATGAGTTCCAATCAAGCCGAATATCCATTGAGTAAAGTTGGGTCTTTTTGGATTAATATTCCACTTGTTTATTTCGCTATGCCTTTTTCGGCGGTTATTGCGCATTTTTTTGGTCTTGAATGGGGCTTATGGACGGCATATTTTTCATTTTTAAATGCGTTTGCCCATGTGGTGATGTTTTTTAAATTTGGACGCAAATATAATCCCGGGCTTATAATCAGTATATTGCTTAATATCCCTGTTGCGATTTATATGATATGGTATTTCTTGTCAAACGATCTTGTATCTTTTAATGTCAATGTTATCAGTATTATTGTTGCGATTTTGGCTCAAGCGTCAATGATGATTTATGGCTTTGGTTTTCTTAAACCTAAAATGGAAAAAGACGCCATATGCAAATAA